The proteins below are encoded in one region of Silene latifolia isolate original U9 population chromosome 2, ASM4854445v1, whole genome shotgun sequence:
- the LOC141642730 gene encoding uncharacterized protein LOC141642730, with the protein MAYVMLTFACVAQLLSHRKELQHSRYGFRKLRVDTPAPICCLPVRFVYIEWRQHLRQQTRLESILSPHTENVESLLEVKTAFWYSMTAQESEAYLDYIENKLRTTKLYVQVVPTTGLSRTRYMEWVLQKVSLIQIPKNAGLF; encoded by the exons ATGGCATATGTCATGCTTACTTTTGCATG TGTTGCACAGTTATTATCGCATAGGAAGGAGTTGCAGCATTCGAGGTATGGTTTTAGGAAGCTGCGCGTTGACACACCTGCACCTATCTGTTGCCTACCGGTACGCTTTGTGTATATAGAATGGCGGCAACATTTGAGGCAGCAGACGAGATTGGAGAGTATACTCTCACCGCACACCGAAAATGTAGAAAGCCTTCTGGAAGTGAAAACTGCCTTCTGGTACTCAATGACTGCACAG GAAAGTGAGGCCTACCTCGACTACATTGAAAACAAATTAAGGACAACTAAGCTGTACGTTCAGGTAGTGCCAACAACAGGTCTCTCCAGAACTCGATACATGGAGTGGGTGCTCCAAAAAGTCTCTCTAATCCAAATACCGAAAAATGCAGGGTTATTTTGA